TTAGGGGAAGTTCAACCCAAAACATTATTTCTTCTCTCCGACAAACGATATGCCATTTAAATCAGAGAATATTCAAGAAAAGGGCAGTTTAATACCAGTGAACCAAACTGCTCAAaggagaatttaaattttttcttgacTCAGGAAAAAAGTATACTCACTTCTTTTGGAGTATGATTATCAGCAATTCTCTGACCCTCAAAGAGAAACCTGAGTGAATTCATTGGAACGCCCTAAAAaggtaaagataataataataatacatacacacacaaatcttAGAAAACATAATGGTAACTTTGATGCACAAAAAGCAAGCATGAAAGCCTTAGAACactacatagaaaataaaattagacaagCTAATTCAATCATAAATACTATATACTGAGTAGCAACTATTTGCAAGGCCCTCCCTGTACCAATTCTTTACATACATAATCATAAGTGTTAAACACAACAACCCTGGAAGGTAGGTATTACCACCTTATCTTCATGTTACAGCTAGGGAACCTAAGGCTTGGAGCTAGCCAAGAATTTAAGCCCAAACCTGTTTCTAAGCTTGTGCTCTTGACCACTACTCGATTCACTTTGCCCTAAATCTGTAAGCTAGCATAAAAAATCAGATCAGAAACTGGACGAGCACCCTCACTAGATTCCAACTACACTGGCAAAATTGGTTTTAAGCAGACTACATCATAAAATTTGGTTAAGCACAAATGGCTAGCTAGCTAATCCACcataaacctagatggcatagatAGCGccataaatattacaaaatatattagtATACATTTTTCTAATCACTCTTCAACAAAAATAGCTGAAAGGGGAGAGacggctcacttgaggtcaggagtttgagaccagcctggccaacataatgaaactccgtctctactaaaaatacaaaaattacggGGCAAGTGCGGTGGTtcagcctgtaaccccagcactctgggaggccgaggcgggtgggtcacttgaggtcaggagttcaagaccagcctggccaacatggtgaaaccccatctctaccaaaaatacaacaattagcctggcaaggtggcacgtgcctgtaatcccagctactcgggaggctgagacaggagaatcacttgaacccgggaggtggaggttgcagtgagccaaggtcgtgtcactgcactccaacctgggcgacagaggaagaccctgtctaaaaaaaaaaaaaaatacaaatacaaaaaaaataaaaatacgaaaattagccaggcctggtggcaggtgcctgtaatcccagctactcgggagactgaggcatgggaatcgcttgagtccaggaggtggaggttgcagtgagctaagacagcaccactgcactccagcctaggtgacagagtgagactctgtctcaaaaaaaaaaaaaaaaaaaaaaaaatcaattccctGGCCTATAGATGGGGGGTGTAAAGACTATATGAATTTTCTTcagttatgaaaattaaatgacaataaatcttttttttttttttttttttttttgagacagattctcactctgccacccaggctggagtgcaacggcgtgatctcggctcgttgcaacctccgcctcctgggttcaaacgattcttctgcctcagcctcccgagtaactgggattacaggcatgcgccaccatgcccacctaatttttgtatttttagtagagacaggggtttcaccatgttggtcaggctggtcttgaactcctgacctcatgatccgcctgcctcagcctcccaaagtgctgggattagaggcgtgagccattatgcctggccaacaatgtaTCTTAAATACCTACGGCACAGTACACATAATTGagatttcaataaatgtttctttcccCTGATGAATTTCATCTCAGTTTTAACACCCAAAGTTATTACAAATGTGAAGTAGTTGAACCCCAATTAATGAGATTTTATTAAGTTAAACAATTAAAATCTACAAAAACAGAAGAGACAAAAATCCTTATTGTTTTACTTATCCTAACACCTAGTTTCTCTTTCTTATAATAAGTTTTATGTTAGTTACAAATTTAAACTGTTAAAAGCAAACCTTCTAAAAATGAAatctataggccaggcacagtggctcaagcctataatcccagcactttgggaggccaaggcaggcggatcacaaggtcaagagttcaagaccagcctgaccaagatagtgaaaccccgccactactaaaaatacaaaaattagcagggcgtggtggtgcatgcctgtaatcccagctactcgggagactgaggcaggagaatcgcttgaaccagggagtcgcaggttgcagtgagctgagatcgcaccactgcattccagcctggacaacagagttaagactccatctcaaagaaataaataaataaatgaaaataaaatgtacaatacctgagttaatattatataatataattcatttttttttcttttttctttttctttttgagatggagtcttgctctgtcacccaggctggagtgcagtggcatgatctgggctcactgcaacctctgcctcccagattcaagtgattctcctgcctcagcctcccgactagctgggaattacaggcatgcaccaccacgcctggctaatttttgcacttttagtagagacaaggttttgccatgttggccaggctggtcttgaactcctgccctcaggtgatcggcccacctcagcctcccgaagtgctgggattacaggcatgagccactgcgcccggcctataatttaatttaatagacTGATTAAACATATATTTCTTGCTTATTAAATcataatttcacttaaaatatatctTGGTTGTCTCATATTAATtccaattacatttattttcaaaacctattttataaggccaggcgtggtggctcacgcctgtaatcccagtactttgggaggccgaggtgggtgaatcacctgaggttgggagttcgagaccagcctgaccaacatggagaatccccacctctactaaaaatacaaaattagccgggagtggtaatgcatgcctgtaatcccagctactcggtaggctgaggcaggagaatcacttgaactcaggagacggaggttgcagtgagcagagatcatgccattgcactccagcctgggcaacaagagcaaactccatctccaaaaaaaaaaaaaaaaaaaaaaaaagagataatatatTAATACTACTACTACTTAAATTTAACATATGGCTCAACACTCATGATtagaagtacaaaaaaaattcacagtaatCACCAAAAAATTACTTGCCTTTCTTGCTATATATACTGGTAAGCCATCAAGACAGAAATATTCATTTCAGCTCTCTTTACAATTCTGAGTTACTTTTCAAACTAGTTCCCATCTTATGAATTCAAACTTTAAAACGGGccacaagacaaaaaaaaagcaattaagcAGGGTACAAGAAATGATAGAGTGTTTTCCTTGAGTTGctaatggtaaaaataataaaacaggatttttcttttgacaatcttctataaaaaaaagaaattaggccgggcacggtggctcacacttgtaatcccagcactttgggaggccgaggcgggcggatcacgaggtcaggagatcgagaccacggtgaaaccccgtctctactaaaaatacaaaaaattagccgggcgtggtggcgggcgcctgtagtcccagctactcggagaggctgaggcaggagaatggcgtgaacccgggaggtggggagcttgcagtgagccgagatcgtgccactgcactccagcctgggtgaaacagcgagactccgtctcaaaaaaaaaaaaaaaaaaagaaattaacaacaaaGCATTGTACTTAATACCAAAATGGACAAACCTGTCTTTGACAGTATGATTCTTTGAGTTTCTTGAGATGTGTTGTCATTTTCACTTTGAAGTGAATCTCACTGCTATCCTAaggagataaaagagaaaaaaattatccctCTTTCTATAATCATTTTCTTTACTTGAACCAAACTACTTAATTACACACATAGTGCAAATAGAAACATAAACCTTGTAACCTGTATTTTTCCACCACAATATACTTTTTAGCATTCTTAACAGGTTTTCTTAAAACACTGTAATCATCCTCAAAGTTACGGTATACCCATTACAAAAGAAACTGAGTAAAACAAAGTTAATCAGTCTTGAGTGTTAAAATTATCAGTATAAGTAAAAGCCTAAGTAAATGCATTCCTTTACTTGCCATTCTATTGTCAAAATAAAAGATGAACTATCACATCTTTTATTTATCCCAATAGCAACTCAAAACAAAAAGTCTGTCCCCCCAAGTGAAGTGTCACTGAAGATGGTCGCCTAGGAGAAAAGCAATTAATTATACAATAATTAATTgtataaaattcaattttatacAATAAGAGACTGAGAAATGTATTCCTGCCATAAAAAAATCACCACATggggctgagcgcagtggctcacacctgtaatcccagcactttgggaggccaaggcaggcggatcacaaggtcaggagttcaagaccagcctggccagtatagtgaaaccctgtctctactaaaaatacaaaaattagccaggcatggtagcacacacctgtagtcccagctactcaggaggctgaggcagaagaattgcttaaacccaggaggtggaggttgcagtgagccaagaacgcgccactgcactccagcctgggcaacagagcaggactccatctcaagaaacaaaaaaatcaccaCATGGAATCTGGTTTCTCTCACATGAGTAAAATGAGTAAGAACCTGAGTTAGTCAAACTGATTTGTGGGACCAAAAATTCTTTTATTCTGCTCAGATTGTGAAACAAACTATCAGCCAACCATCAGAAAAAATACTGTTACTTGcataatgtaaaatttcaaaGCCAAACTTCATGACTATATATCACATTCACAAATGTGTATTTGCAGAAGCTGCACATTTACAGTATTTTTCTCGTGACTGTaactatgaagaaataaaattatcttcacataGATCATTTCATAAACAGATAAAATTCTACAGCAAATCTCATGCTATACATTAAAATcaattccaggctgggcatgatggctcatgcctgtaatcccaacactttgggaggccaaagcaggcgatcatttgagttcaggagttcaagaccagcctgaccaacatggtgaaatgccatttctttttttttttttttttttttttgagacagagtctcgctctgtcgcccaggctggagtgcagtggcgcaatctcggctcactgcaagctccgcctctcgggttcacgccattctcctgcctcagcctctccgagtagctgggaatacaggcgcccgccaccacgcccggctaattttttgtatttttcgtagagacaaggtttcaccgtggtctcgagctcctgacctcgtgatccgcccgcctcggcctcccaaagtgctgggattacaagcgtgagccaccgcgcccggccgtgaaatgccatttctactaaaaatacaaaaaaattagccaggcgcggtggcgcatgcctgtaatcccagctactcgggagggtgaaggaggagaatcgcttgaacccaggaggcggaggctgcagtgaaccgagatctcaccactgtactccagcctgggcaacagagtgagactccatctcaaaaaaaaaaaaaaaaaatcacttccagatgaattaaagagctaatattaaaatttttttggccaggtgcagtggctcactcctgcaatcccaacactttgggaggtcaagccaggtagatcacgaggtcaggagttcgagatcagcctggccaacataaggaaaccctatctctactaaaaatataaaaaattagccaggtgtggtgacagttGCATGTAagcccaactacttgggaggctgaggcaggagaattgcttgaacccaggaagtggatgttgcagtgagccggaagtaccactgcactccagcctgcgtgacagaacaaggctccgcatcaaaaaaaaaaaaaaaaaaaaaaaaaaaaatctcaatattttCCCCTCAAGGgagaatttttttcccctaattttgGCCTTGGGATGCCCTATTGCAAAGCATGATTTTAACctagaaaccataaaaaaaaagaggtggataAATTTGacttaataaaaacataaaacgtCTGTATAGTAAAAGATGCCATAAACAAAAGTTAAGACATACTGGAGGAAATATTCATAACATGTAacagacaaagaaaatgaagacaatatttttaaaaatcccacaaattaataattcttaaaaagatattccatggcatatggacacatagatcaatggcaTAAAATTGAAAGCCAAGAAATGAACCCTTATATCTATAGTCAATTTTTTGACAAGGATACCAGAACAATTCAGTGagaaaaggacagtcttttcaactaATGGTCTGGGACAAACACccataaaaaattattcaaaatgatgaaagatttaaatgtaagagctaaaactataaataaaaccataaaactttttttttgtttttttgagacagggtctcactctgtcaccccgacTGGAGTACAGtcacatgatcacagctcaccgcagccttgacctcccaggctcaagtgattctccccgctcagcctcctgagtagctgggactacaggcatgtgccaccatgccctactaattttttatactttttgtagagatggggtttcaccatgttgcccaggctggtctccagctcctgagctcaagcaatctgcccaccttggcctcccaaagtgctgagattacaggtgtgagccattgtgcccagccttaaaactCTTAAACCACAAGCGTAAACCTTTGTGACCctggattaggcaatggtttcttagataaattacaagcaacaaaagaaaaaacagatgaacttaattcaccaaaattaaaaactttacaCTGCAAAGAATaaaaccaagaaagtgaaaagataactcaaagataggagaaaatctatgcaaatcatatatatgataaaagtCTAATACCCAGAAAAAAGACATATTAccactcaacaataaaaagacaactaacccaatttaaaaatgggcaaaagatctaaagatcttcatttttccaaagaagatgtactaatggccaataagtacataaaaaaatgcttggcatcattagccatcaggaaaGAGCAAgttcaaaccacagtgagataccacttcacacccactaggattaTAACCAAAAATATGGATAATTACAAGTGTTGACCAGAATATGGAAAAACTGAAACGCTCATATGTTGCTGCTAGGAATGTAAGATGGTAGGACCACTGCTGAAAACAGTtcggcagttcctcaaaaagtaaaacatacaGTTGCATAccagacccagcaattccactcctaggtatatatccaagggagctgaaaacatgtccacacaaaaacacacatgaatgttcacaggaACATTATTAATAGTAGCCAAAATATGGAGACAAACTAAatatcaactgataaatggaaaacaaaatatattctacccatacaatggaacagaattcagccattaaaaggaatataGTAAcgatacatgctacagcatgaatgaaccttgaaaacatgctaaaagaaagaagccaggccaggcatagtggttcacacctacaatcccagcacttcaggccaaagtgggagaatcacttaagcccaagagttcaagaccagcctgagcaacatagcgagacccctggagagggagagagggatgggggggaagggaggggaagaggagcaggcaagcaaggaagaaaagaagaaacaaaccagAATAAAAAGCCACATATcaaagctaggcatggtggctcatgcctgtaatcccaacactttgggaggccgaggtaggtggatcatctgaggtcaggagtttgagaccagcctggccaacatggcaaaaccccatctctactaaaaatacaaaaattagctgggcatggtggtgcatacctgaaatcccagctactcaggaggctatggcaggaggatcgcttgaacccaggaggtggaggtcgcagtgagttgagatcaggccactgcactccagcctgggtgacagagaagacccttgcctcaaaaaaaaaaaaaaaaaaaaaaaaaagaggcatatatcttatgattccatttatatgtaatgtccagaaaaggcaaacctatagagacacaaagtagaatCATGGTTGTCACTGGCTGGAGGAAATAGgatggggaatgactgctaatgggtacagggtgtCTTTTTGGGGTAATGCAAATGTTCTGGAATTGGTAGTGGTGATGGCTACACACACTTGTGAATAATACTAAagccactgaattatatactttaaaatagtgaattttatagtatgtgaattttatcttttaaaagttttcaaaataaggccaggcatggtggctcacacctgtaatcccagaactctgggaggccgagacgggtggatcacctgaggtcaggagtttgagaccagcctggccaacatggggaaaccccgtctctactaaaaatattttttaaaaaattagtcgggcttcatggcaggcacctgtagtcccagctactcgggaggctgaggcaggagaatcacctgaacccgggagtggagggtgcagtgagccaagatcgtgccattgcactccagcctgacaacaagAGCacaactccatttcaaaataaaatttaaattaaaaaaattttgaaaataaaaaataaaagtcttcaaaataagataatcacagaaaaatgggaaaagggtATGAACACAAttaacaaaagaatataaatgtaacagaccaaaaaaaattataccttattaataattaggtaaatgaaaaataaaaatgttttacctagcatatttgaaaaaaatttaaaaactgttaataTCCCATGTTTGGGAGAATATAGGGAAATGGTACTGTCACACTTCAATGgaaataccactgcactccagcctgggcgagtcCACCCTTCCACCAATTCTCTGTTTTTTGTCCTTTAGAAAACCCACGTAACTATGCAGATTCATTCCTCCAACAGTTGTTAGCTAACCTTAATTAACATTTCAGAGTCAATAAGATACAGACtagagccgggcgcagtggctcacgcctgtaatcccagcactttgggaggccaaggctggcgcatcacaaggttaggagatcgagaccatcctggctaacacagtgaaaccccgtctctactaaaaaatacaaaaaaattagccgggcatggtggtgggcgcctgtagtctcagctacttgggaggctgaggcaggagaatggcgtgaacccgggaggcggagcttgcagtgagccgagatcacgccactgcactccagcctgggcgacagagcaagactccatctcaaaaaaaaaaaaaaaaaaaaaaaaaaaagatacagactAGAGTCTAGGGAAATAGGGGGCCAGAAAAGGGAAAAGGGTCAGGAAAAGGGCTGATAAACCTTTTACTTAAGGTTGGCCCTAGCCTTATCACTTAATAGTATCCACTGTATTTGCCCCTGAAGCACACTAACCAAGAAAACATTCCTATTTGGAAAAATTAAGATGATCTAAAACTGCCTggcagaataatttaaaaaactgtatcgGCCTCTTCTACCTCTAACAGATGCATACACCGTAAATTAAAATGCatatagtcattttaaaataatttgccttaaataattttttttcctgtcaaaaAGTACTCACATTGAAGGGGagtcaaatgagaaaaacaatgaaactcACCTGTCCAATGACTTTGAGTTTAATATATTCACCTTCCTTCTTATCCCCCAAGTCCTCAGTTGAAGGTTTTGCCtcctgaaagaaaattaaatttcaatataaaaGTTCCTACatactattttaattacttaTGAGTTCCATTACTTTCATTCAGGGTGCAAAATCTGCACCTGAGAATACGAACAGCGTTTCTTTTCCATGCC
The sequence above is drawn from the Nomascus leucogenys isolate Asia chromosome 22a, Asia_NLE_v1, whole genome shotgun sequence genome and encodes:
- the SUMO1 gene encoding small ubiquitin-related modifier 1, yielding MSDQEAKPSTEDLGDKKEGEYIKLKVIGQDSSEIHFKVKMTTHLKKLKESYCQRQGVPMNSLRFLFEGQRIADNHTPKELGMEEEDVIEVYQEQTGGHSTV